One Buteo buteo chromosome 5, bButBut1.hap1.1, whole genome shotgun sequence DNA window includes the following coding sequences:
- the ANGPTL7 gene encoding angiopoietin-related protein 7 isoform X2 translates to MPARSTAQLAWLCIVTVSVATYPALLQKPPKRRTINGNAQSKMTGCCDEIKELKLQVANLSRMLQELSKKQEGDWVNVVMQVMELEGSTKQMESRLIDAESKYSEMNNQIDIMQLQAAQTVTQTSADAVYDCSSLYQRNYRISGVYKLPPDEFLGSPDLEVFCDMETDGGGWTIIQRRKVGLTSFNRDWKQYREGFGNIRGDFWLGNENIYRLSRRPTVLRVELEDWEGNIRYAQYKQFTLSNELNSYRLFVGNYTGNTGRDSLRYHNNTAFSTKDKDNDKCVDDCAQFRKGGYWYNCCTDSNLNGVYYRKGEHTKNMDGITWYGWHGSTYSLKRVEMKIRPEDFKP, encoded by the exons ATGCCAGCAAGATCCACTGCTCAGCTGGCATGGCTCTGCATTGTCACTGTCTCTGTGGCAACCTatccagcactgctgcagaagcCTCCTAAAAGGAGAACAATCAATGGGAATGCACAGTCCAAGATGACAGGCTGCTGCGATGAGATTAAGGAGCTCAAGCTGCAAGTGGCCAACCTTAGCAGAatgctgcaggagctgagcaAGAAGCAGGAAGGTGACTGGGTGAACGTGGTCATGCAGGTGATGGAGCTGGAAGGGAGCACCAAGCAGATGGAGTCCCGCCTCATTGATGCTGAGAGCAAATACTCCGAAATGAACAACCAGATAGATATCATGCAACTCCAGGCAGCTCAGACGGTCACACAAACTTCAGCTG ATGCTGTCTATGACTGCTCATCACTTTACCAGAGGAACTACCGAATCTCTGGTGTTTACAAGCTACCTCCTGATGAATTTTTGGGGAGTCCAGATCTGGAG GTGTTCTGTGACATGGAGACAGATGGAGGTGGCTGGACTATCATTCAAAGACGTAAAGTTGGTCTGACATCTTTCAATAGGGACTGGAAACAATACAGGGAAGGATTTGGCAATATTCGGGGAGATTTTTGGCtgggaaatgaaaatatctaCCGACTTTCAAGACGCCCCACTGTTCTGCGGGTTGAGTTGGAG GACTGGGAAGGTAACATACGCTATGCACAATATAAGCAATTCACCCTGAGCAACGAACTAAATAGCTATCGTCTTTTTGTGGGGAACTACACTGGCAACACAGGGCGTGACTCCCTAAGGTACCACAACAACACAGCCTTCAGCACGAAGGACAAGGACAATGACAAGTGCGTGGATGACTGTGCCCAGTTCCGTAAAG gtggaTATTGGTACAATTGCTGCACAGATTCCAATCTGAACGGGGTTTACTACCGCAAAGGAGAACACACCAAAAACATGGATGGCATCACCTGGTACGGATGGCATGGATCAACCTATTCATTGAAGAGAGTTGAGATGAAGATCCGGCCAGAGGATTTCAAACCGTAG
- the ANGPTL7 gene encoding angiopoietin-related protein 7 isoform X1, translated as MPARSTAQLAWLCIVTVSVATYPALLQKPPKRRTINGNAQSKMTGCCDEIKELKLQVANLSRMLQELSKKQEGDWVNVVMQVMELEGSTKQMESRLIDAESKYSEMNNQIDIMQLQAAQTVTQTSAVDAVYDCSSLYQRNYRISGVYKLPPDEFLGSPDLEVFCDMETDGGGWTIIQRRKVGLTSFNRDWKQYREGFGNIRGDFWLGNENIYRLSRRPTVLRVELEDWEGNIRYAQYKQFTLSNELNSYRLFVGNYTGNTGRDSLRYHNNTAFSTKDKDNDKCVDDCAQFRKGGYWYNCCTDSNLNGVYYRKGEHTKNMDGITWYGWHGSTYSLKRVEMKIRPEDFKP; from the exons ATGCCAGCAAGATCCACTGCTCAGCTGGCATGGCTCTGCATTGTCACTGTCTCTGTGGCAACCTatccagcactgctgcagaagcCTCCTAAAAGGAGAACAATCAATGGGAATGCACAGTCCAAGATGACAGGCTGCTGCGATGAGATTAAGGAGCTCAAGCTGCAAGTGGCCAACCTTAGCAGAatgctgcaggagctgagcaAGAAGCAGGAAGGTGACTGGGTGAACGTGGTCATGCAGGTGATGGAGCTGGAAGGGAGCACCAAGCAGATGGAGTCCCGCCTCATTGATGCTGAGAGCAAATACTCCGAAATGAACAACCAGATAGATATCATGCAACTCCAGGCAGCTCAGACGGTCACACAAACTTCAGCTG TAGATGCTGTCTATGACTGCTCATCACTTTACCAGAGGAACTACCGAATCTCTGGTGTTTACAAGCTACCTCCTGATGAATTTTTGGGGAGTCCAGATCTGGAG GTGTTCTGTGACATGGAGACAGATGGAGGTGGCTGGACTATCATTCAAAGACGTAAAGTTGGTCTGACATCTTTCAATAGGGACTGGAAACAATACAGGGAAGGATTTGGCAATATTCGGGGAGATTTTTGGCtgggaaatgaaaatatctaCCGACTTTCAAGACGCCCCACTGTTCTGCGGGTTGAGTTGGAG GACTGGGAAGGTAACATACGCTATGCACAATATAAGCAATTCACCCTGAGCAACGAACTAAATAGCTATCGTCTTTTTGTGGGGAACTACACTGGCAACACAGGGCGTGACTCCCTAAGGTACCACAACAACACAGCCTTCAGCACGAAGGACAAGGACAATGACAAGTGCGTGGATGACTGTGCCCAGTTCCGTAAAG gtggaTATTGGTACAATTGCTGCACAGATTCCAATCTGAACGGGGTTTACTACCGCAAAGGAGAACACACCAAAAACATGGATGGCATCACCTGGTACGGATGGCATGGATCAACCTATTCATTGAAGAGAGTTGAGATGAAGATCCGGCCAGAGGATTTCAAACCGTAG